A genomic stretch from Rhodomicrobium vannielii ATCC 17100 includes:
- a CDS encoding DUF58 domain-containing protein — MTSASELLSRPSALALEGASQDLVAKLPALLMEARRVAITVAQGTHGRRRAGPGETFWQYRTFEAGDPSALIDWRRSASSSHLYVREREWEAAHTVWIWLDLSPSMMFRSHLAPQSKAERAVVLALALATLLSEAGERVGIPGLMEPKTRRNAATAMVEAIARGIGALGGLPEGGRRVSRHSEIVIFSDFLEPEASLAARFALLARQGSRGHLMRILDPAEESLPYQGRVDFVDAESGEHYVAERAESLRDDYRARLAAHKAAIAQHAHSVGWSPFLHHTDRAATEPLLALHMHLSGLEKAYRATGFVKGQPQAGNDP, encoded by the coding sequence TTGACGTCGGCGTCGGAACTTCTTTCGCGGCCATCGGCCCTCGCCCTTGAAGGCGCATCGCAGGATCTCGTGGCCAAGCTGCCCGCGCTTCTGATGGAGGCGCGGCGCGTGGCTATCACGGTCGCGCAGGGAACGCATGGGCGGCGGCGCGCGGGGCCCGGCGAAACCTTCTGGCAATACCGCACTTTCGAGGCGGGCGATCCGTCCGCGTTGATCGACTGGCGCCGTTCGGCCAGTTCGAGCCATCTCTATGTTCGCGAACGCGAATGGGAGGCGGCGCACACGGTCTGGATCTGGCTCGACCTTTCGCCCTCGATGATGTTTCGCTCCCACCTTGCGCCGCAGTCCAAGGCCGAGCGCGCGGTGGTGCTGGCGCTGGCGCTGGCGACGCTCCTGTCGGAGGCGGGCGAGCGCGTGGGCATCCCCGGCCTCATGGAGCCGAAGACAAGGCGCAACGCCGCCACCGCAATGGTCGAAGCGATCGCGCGTGGCATCGGCGCGCTGGGCGGCCTGCCGGAAGGCGGCCGGCGCGTCAGCCGTCATTCGGAGATCGTGATCTTCAGCGATTTCCTCGAGCCGGAAGCATCGCTCGCGGCGCGTTTCGCCCTACTCGCGCGCCAAGGTTCGCGCGGCCACCTCATGCGCATCCTCGATCCCGCAGAAGAAAGCCTTCCCTATCAGGGTCGCGTCGATTTCGTGGACGCCGAAAGCGGCGAGCACTACGTTGCGGAGCGCGCTGAAAGCCTGCGTGACGATTATCGCGCGAGGCTCGCCGCTCACAAGGCCGCCATCGCCCAGCACGCCCATTCAGTCGGCTGGTCGCCCTTTCTGCATCACACCGACCGCGCCGCGACGGAACCGCTGCTTGCACTTCACATGCATCTGTCGGGGCTCGAAAAAGCCTACCGTGCGACAGGCTTCGTGAAGGGCCAACCGCAGGCGGGGAATGATCCATGA